In the genome of Drosophila yakuba strain Tai18E2 chromosome 3R, Prin_Dyak_Tai18E2_2.1, whole genome shotgun sequence, one region contains:
- the LOC6536644 gene encoding trichoplein keratin filament-binding protein encodes MSGRLNQQHAAYAHRMEQENNRVQATQAVNSYYSHWGKVTSRFENWTNKEYYEKADQQLQSRRDQQEKQTALTERQSRLRQLFASESEEYNKELERRRRPREPAGGDLQMLGRVNQSLKEQEQLRRKLEMEAKLYGRWRHGVDDEKLLYQSKSDNEVLAKLNWLDRQIESQQQREEQQALAAERQLLLQQEISRTEQAQKERQQIREQQLRELRALQESHMSELRLRQQEADKLKEEEHHFQLFLGELDKERELLEESSALVLKQVDSGHAYNLKKIKVFIRQRSETSRKQISLCINMLQRMSKYVVKTEELKTLLERYRSQLENEELACAQIESMYESEAKYNLQRCEENWREQHLQRYGELSKFIDQEKDCLGALLQENVSQQQTLVELRSQHLTGIEQANKQLEQLNLEQADQVAGPSLTHLKEVESQSSVSVASVEDNLLPKVSDSFSNLNLDVWKDLPPARSEVDMQRLNKSRSLSVVTSQTAAPPKFARKRVAWT; translated from the coding sequence ATGTCGGGGCGCCTCAACCAGCagcacgcggcgtatgcgcatCGCATGGAGCAGGAGAACAACCGGGTGCAGGCCACACAGGCGGTGAACAGCTACTACAGCCATTGGGGTAAGGTCACATCGCGCTTCGAGAACTGGACCAACAAGGAGTACTACGAGAAGGCGGACCAACAGCTCCAATCCCGTCGCGATCAGCAGGAGAAGCAGACGGCCCTTACTGAGCGTCAGTCTAGACTTCGCCAGCTTTTCGCCTCGGAGAGCGAGGAGTACAACAAGGAGTTGGAGCGACGTCGTCGTCCGCGGGAACCGGCTGGTGGAGACCTCCAGATGCTTGGTCGGGTTAACCAGTCGctcaaggagcaggagcaactACGTCGCAAACTCGAAATGGAGGCCAAGTTGTACGGCCGCTGGCGTCATGGCGTGGACGATGAAAAGCTGCTCTACCAGTCCAAGTCGGACAACGAAGTTCTGGCCAAGCTTAACTGGCTGGACCGGCAGATCGAGAGTCAGCAGCAGcgcgaggagcagcaggctCTGGCCGCGGAGAGGCAACTGCTGTTGCAGCAGGAGATCAGTCGAACGGAACAGGCTCAAAAGGAGCGCCAGCAGATCCGGGAGCAGCAGTTGCGAGAGCTGCGCGCTCTGCAGGAATCGCACATGTCGGAGCTTCGTCTGCGACAGCAGGAGGCGGATAAGTTGAAGGAGGAGGAACACCACTTCCAGCTCTTTCTGGGGGAGCTGGACAAAGAGCGGGAACTGCTGGAGGAGAGCAGTGCTCTGGTGCTGAAACAAGTCGATTCCGGACACGCGTACAACCTCAAGAAGATCAAGGTGTTCATCCGGCAGCGTAGTGAGACCAGTCGCAAGCAGATCTCCCTGTGCATTAACATGTTGCAACGCATGTCCAAGTATGTGGTCAAGACGGAGGAGCTAAAGACCCTGCTGGAAAGGTACCGCTCTCAGTTGGAGAACGAGGAACTAGCCTGCGCCCAAATTGAGAGCATGTACGAGTCGGAGGCCAAGTACAACCTACAGCGCTGTGAAGAGAACTGGCGGGAACAGCACTTGCAGCGCTACGGCGAGCTGAGCAAGTTTATTGACCAGGAGAAGGATTGCCTGGGCGCCTTGCTCCAGGAGAATGTGAGCCAGCAGCAGACATTGGTGGAGCTGCGGAGCCAGCATCTGACTGGGATCGAGCAGGCCAACAAGCAGCTGGAGCAACTTAACCTGGAGCAGGCGGACCAGGTGGCAGGACCATCGTTAACCCATCTCAAGGAGGTGGAGTCTCAATCTTCAGTTTCCGTGGCTTCCGTGGAGGATAATCTGCTGCCCAAGGTGAGCGATTCCTTCTCCAACCTGAACCTGGACGTGTGGAAAGATCTGCCCCCAGCTCGCAGCGAAGTGGACATGCAGCGCCTGAACAAATCCCGCTCCCTCAGCGTGGTCACCTCGCAGACAGCCGCTCCTCCGAAGTTCGCACGCAAGCGTGTGGCCTGGACCTAA